The Candidatus Culexarchaeum yellowstonense genome includes a window with the following:
- a CDS encoding ATP-binding protein has product MYFSLEVKKRREDFYNMEEELETLKREILDPKTRMIVIKGVRRTGKSSLMRVALNELKTPHIFIDLRLSGPLTPEAIYEYFSMELSKFLEDGLLRRMLSRVRGVEISGLKLEFAEKRMDVLGRILDELGRWAEGRQVVMALDEAQELRILRGFDKILAHIYDYVGGIKIMLAGSEIGLLDKLLGISNPKAPLFGRPFSEINLKKLNWEKAVEFLKMGFEQVNIKVSEDEIQDAVSKLDGIIGWLTFYGHLRAKGDPYALEKAVENGSKMVAEEFNQFLSGRQIARKRYIEVVKTLIKPSTWSEVKRSLRGFANVNDKQVSNYLKELTYYGFVEKKDDLYSISDPLLIEAIRRGYIR; this is encoded by the coding sequence TTGTACTTCTCATTAGAAGTGAAGAAGAGGAGGGAGGACTTCTACAATATGGAGGAGGAGCTTGAAACTCTTAAGAGGGAAATCCTCGACCCTAAAACGAGGATGATAGTGATTAAGGGGGTTAGGAGGACTGGGAAATCTTCCCTCATGAGGGTAGCATTAAACGAATTAAAAACCCCACACATATTTATAGATTTAAGGTTGAGCGGCCCCCTAACTCCAGAAGCCATATATGAGTATTTCTCAATGGAGCTTAGCAAATTCCTTGAAGATGGATTGTTGAGAAGGATGCTATCTAGGGTGAGGGGGGTGGAAATTTCAGGTTTAAAATTGGAGTTCGCTGAGAAGAGGATGGATGTTTTGGGGAGGATTCTAGATGAACTTGGAAGGTGGGCTGAAGGTAGACAAGTGGTGATGGCATTGGATGAAGCTCAAGAATTAAGAATTTTAAGGGGGTTTGATAAGATACTAGCCCACATCTATGATTACGTTGGTGGGATAAAGATTATGCTAGCTGGATCCGAAATAGGGTTACTGGATAAACTGCTTGGAATCTCAAATCCAAAAGCTCCACTATTTGGAAGACCATTCTCAGAGATAAATTTAAAGAAGCTGAATTGGGAGAAGGCTGTGGAATTCTTGAAGATGGGTTTTGAACAAGTGAATATCAAAGTTTCTGAAGATGAGATTCAAGATGCAGTTTCAAAACTGGATGGAATAATAGGGTGGCTTACATTCTACGGCCACCTAAGAGCTAAGGGAGATCCATATGCATTGGAGAAGGCTGTGGAAAATGGTTCAAAAATGGTGGCTGAAGAATTCAACCAATTCCTAAGTGGTAGGCAAATAGCTAGGAAGAGGTATATTGAGGTTGTGAAGACATTAATTAAACCATCAACCTGGAGTGAAGTGAAGAGGAGTTTAAGGGGTTTTGCAAATGTAAATGATAAGCAAGTATCAAACTATCTAAAAGAACTCACATATTATGGATTTGTTGAAAAGAAGGATGACTTATACTCCATATCAGATCCACTACTCATTGAAGCCATTAGGAGAGGATATATACGCTAA
- the thrC gene encoding threonine synthase — translation MFVEGFRCVNCGELFPLNPEFFVCPKCGVERVYGVTVFKGITEVAYDYAAIGSVVGRDLFSKRVFNALRYRELLGFEGDANLITLCEGGTPLVRGSRIAEHLKIKHLLLKNEAQNPTGSFKDRESLMAINMALKFGFKGVSCVSSGNAASSLAAYAARAGLDCYVFMPSKASKGKVLQCLVYGAKTLLVDGIYEEIFEAHLEAIKGLNVLNATPGYNRFRVEGDKTIAYEICEQLDWRVPDWVIDNVGNGTHLYGMWKGFKELYQLGFINKLPKMIATGPVSGAPIVHCFKSGLISPLKSCGESIAEGLIGVWGYDAPLAIKALRESNGYAEYVSDDEILEAMKMLAKFEGIFAEPSAVASIAAISKLLESGIIDRKDEVVCLVTGSGLKDPEGGSRIAGNPLHIQLNVESIRGALQSK, via the coding sequence ATGTTTGTTGAGGGTTTTAGGTGTGTGAATTGTGGTGAATTATTTCCATTAAACCCAGAATTCTTTGTATGCCCGAAGTGTGGTGTTGAGAGGGTTTATGGTGTAACTGTATTTAAGGGTATAACTGAGGTTGCATATGATTATGCTGCAATTGGAAGTGTTGTGGGTAGGGATTTGTTTTCTAAAAGGGTTTTTAATGCGTTGAGGTATAGGGAGCTTCTAGGCTTTGAAGGTGATGCTAATCTTATAACTCTATGTGAGGGTGGAACTCCACTTGTAAGGGGTAGTAGAATTGCTGAGCATTTGAAAATAAAGCATTTATTGTTGAAGAATGAAGCGCAGAATCCTACGGGGTCTTTTAAGGATCGTGAAAGCTTAATGGCGATTAATATGGCTTTAAAGTTTGGGTTTAAGGGTGTGTCATGTGTATCTTCTGGTAATGCTGCTTCTTCGCTGGCTGCTTATGCTGCTAGGGCTGGATTGGATTGCTATGTATTTATGCCTTCAAAAGCCTCCAAGGGTAAAGTATTGCAATGCTTAGTTTATGGGGCGAAAACACTCCTCGTTGATGGGATTTATGAGGAGATATTTGAAGCCCATTTAGAGGCAATTAAGGGTTTAAATGTCCTTAACGCCACTCCGGGTTATAATAGGTTTAGGGTGGAGGGTGATAAGACAATAGCATATGAAATTTGTGAGCAACTTGATTGGAGAGTTCCAGATTGGGTTATAGATAATGTTGGTAATGGTACTCATCTATATGGTATGTGGAAGGGGTTTAAAGAACTATACCAGTTAGGCTTCATAAACAAGCTTCCAAAGATGATTGCCACTGGACCTGTTTCAGGAGCCCCAATAGTCCACTGCTTTAAGAGTGGATTAATCTCTCCATTGAAGAGTTGCGGTGAATCCATAGCTGAAGGTTTGATTGGCGTATGGGGTTATGATGCTCCCTTAGCCATAAAAGCTTTAAGGGAATCCAATGGCTACGCTGAATATGTATCGGATGATGAGATTCTTGAAGCCATGAAGATGCTTGCAAAGTTCGAAGGGATATTTGCAGAACCATCAGCCGTAGCTTCCATAGCTGCAATCTCAAAACTCCTAGAATCCGGGATAATTGATAGGAAAGATGAAGTGGTATGCCTAGTAACTGGTAGTGGACTTAAAGATCCTGAAGGTGGAAGTAGGATAGCTGGAAATCCATTACACATTCAGTTGAACGTTGAATCAATAAGGGGTGCCCTCCAATCCAAATAA
- a CDS encoding MBL fold metallo-hydrolase: MNYLKIVGGPLQTNTYLVYEGEIGIIIDPGAYLNMIYSAIERVGVNRIPYIIATHGHFDHIFYANKLSKNFNVPLMIHELDVNLTRKYSGFAENMYGEVFQPPENIKPLSGEYTIKLPWNVDLKIIHTPGHTMGSICIAIENLLFTGDTLFKDSIGRVDFDKSSEGEMWKSLKKLIELNGNYIILPGHGEITTMERELKENPYLKSIGT; the protein is encoded by the coding sequence ATGAATTATCTTAAGATAGTTGGAGGCCCCCTACAAACCAACACCTACCTAGTGTATGAGGGTGAAATTGGCATTATAATAGATCCAGGAGCATACCTCAATATGATTTATAGTGCAATTGAACGTGTAGGTGTAAATAGAATCCCATACATTATTGCAACCCATGGGCATTTCGATCACATATTCTACGCCAACAAGTTATCCAAGAATTTCAATGTCCCCCTCATGATACATGAATTGGATGTAAATTTAACGCGTAAATATAGTGGTTTTGCTGAGAATATGTATGGTGAAGTTTTCCAACCTCCAGAGAACATTAAACCATTATCAGGTGAATATACAATTAAACTTCCATGGAATGTGGATTTGAAGATTATACATACGCCGGGACACACCATGGGGAGTATATGCATAGCCATTGAAAACCTACTATTCACTGGCGATACACTATTTAAGGATTCTATAGGTAGAGTGGATTTCGATAAAAGTTCTGAAGGTGAAATGTGGAAATCACTTAAGAAGCTTATTGAACTGAATGGAAATTATATAATACTTCCGGGACATGGTGAGATAACGACGATGGAACGTGAATTGAAGGAGAATCCATACCTCAAAAGCATAGGCACATAA
- a CDS encoding MFS transporter — MYGRGRFYGVLLATTIASFISPFTTSSITVALPILAEEFSVGLAEVNWVVNVYLIALASTILMFGVIGDWFGRSRIFIAGVAMFAITSSIMVIVHDYLSLLVFRLLQGLAASMISSTAVAILSELLPIERRGMGIGLNTMAVYIGLTLGPLIGGYITNYFGWRTLFILKAFIAFLSLSLAITLPKTSRGVSVKPNFKMSALIVSSIIMIIYGASNINSSYGVIMASLGLMALTSTLVVERRSPKLIHPMILRRKPLSANISALLNYSATYALTILLSSYLQRLRGLNPSEAGLILTTQSIFQAALSPITGLLADKYNPSILASMGMFTITFGIIGLTQINPTTPINQIIYTLIILGVGFAFFSSPNTTAIMNMSPKEAYGSTSALLATMRFLGQAISTSITTSIMNIQGDLMTTIKTSMAIYTILSILGALLSLTAGMEKPRKLFKNQSNYTNTAQT, encoded by the coding sequence ATGTATGGGCGTGGTAGGTTTTATGGTGTTTTGCTGGCTACGACCATAGCATCCTTCATATCCCCATTTACAACTTCATCCATAACTGTTGCATTACCCATTTTAGCTGAAGAGTTTAGTGTTGGTTTAGCTGAGGTTAATTGGGTTGTCAATGTATATTTGATTGCATTGGCTTCCACGATCCTCATGTTTGGCGTTATTGGTGATTGGTTTGGTAGGAGTAGAATATTCATTGCTGGTGTTGCGATGTTTGCAATTACATCTTCCATTATGGTTATTGTGCATGATTACCTTAGCTTATTAGTGTTTAGGCTTTTACAGGGGTTAGCTGCATCCATGATTTCAAGTACTGCTGTAGCTATATTGAGTGAACTTCTACCCATTGAGAGGAGGGGGATGGGTATAGGTTTGAATACCATGGCAGTCTACATTGGCCTAACACTGGGACCTCTAATTGGAGGGTACATTACCAACTACTTTGGATGGAGAACCCTATTCATATTAAAAGCCTTCATAGCATTTCTAAGCTTAAGTTTAGCCATAACCCTCCCAAAAACAAGTAGAGGAGTGAGTGTGAAGCCCAATTTTAAAATGTCAGCATTAATTGTATCATCAATTATCATGATAATCTATGGAGCATCAAACATAAATTCATCATATGGAGTTATCATGGCATCTTTAGGGTTAATGGCATTAACCTCCACACTAGTAGTGGAGCGTAGAAGCCCAAAGCTTATACATCCAATGATACTTAGGAGGAAGCCTTTATCTGCAAATATATCTGCACTACTCAACTATAGCGCTACATACGCATTAACCATACTACTAAGTTCCTACCTCCAAAGGTTGCGGGGGTTAAATCCAAGTGAAGCAGGCTTAATACTAACCACACAATCAATATTCCAAGCAGCACTCTCACCAATCACCGGATTACTAGCAGATAAATATAATCCATCAATACTGGCTTCAATGGGAATGTTCACAATAACTTTTGGTATAATCGGCTTAACACAAATAAACCCAACAACACCCATAAACCAAATAATATACACACTAATAATTTTGGGTGTTGGATTCGCATTCTTCTCATCACCAAACACCACTGCAATCATGAACATGAGCCCAAAGGAAGCCTACGGATCCACATCAGCACTACTAGCCACAATGAGATTCCTAGGACAAGCAATAAGCACATCAATAACAACATCCATAATGAATATACAAGGAGACTTAATGACCACAATAAAAACATCAATGGCAATATATACAATCCTAAGCATACTCGGAGCACTACTATCACTAACAGCTGGAATGGAGAAACCTAGAAAATTATTCAAAAACCAATCTAACTATACTAACACTGCACAAACATAA